In the genome of Brachypodium distachyon strain Bd21 chromosome 3, Brachypodium_distachyon_v3.0, whole genome shotgun sequence, the window ATCAAGTCTTTGTTTGCATACAACTTTCAAGGCGTGATGAAAGAAGAAGACACCACCGGCAGGACTTTACCTACCACCAAACATGTTATTGAGCATCACAGGCTTCAAAATACTACTATTTTGTTGAAGACCTTAAATGCGAGCACCGAGCAAGTTTACAATTCTATAGCACAAGGTAAGTTTTATGATGTCTGAGTTACATTTAGCAATTTAATATGAGTAGAATGAACCAACCCTCCTGCTTGGTCTGTCTCAGGCACTGGATTGTCTGTGCAACAACTGGAAGCGTTGGTCAAGATGAAACCaacaaaggaagaagaggaaaagtTACTGAATTATGACAGCGACATCGATATGTTGGATCCAGCAGAGAAATTTGTCAAGGTGCTGCTTACAATACCACTGGCATTCCCAAGAATGGAGGTTATGCTCTACAAGGGAACTTTTGATGATGAGGTGGTTCATATCAAAATGTCCTTCGCAACCATTGAAGTAAGTGGAACCAATTTCAATAAACTATTGAGATAGGGCAAATTTTGATGAACCTATATCTTATCTTTCTACTAGGGAGCTTGCACAGAGCTCAGGTCAAGCAAGCTACTGTTAAGGCTACTTGAAGCAGTACTCAAGACAGGGAACAGGATGAATATTGGAACACTAAGAGGAGGTGCAAGTGCTTTCAGATTGGATGCGCTGCTGAAATTGGCAGATATACGTGGGGCTGATGGAAAGACAACCCTCCTGCATTTTGTTGTTCAAGAGATGGCTCGTTCCAAAGGCTCAAAGGCTGCAGAGAAGCACAATGAAACAACCAGGTCTTGTAATCCAACATCAACAGAGCGGGAAGAGTATTGCGCAACAGGTACAGAATTTGTCTCTGAGCTAAGTAACGAGCTACGCAATGTCAAGAAGGTAGCAAGCATAGACTTGGATACTTTGATAAACTCAATCTCAAACCTATCATGTGGACTAGCTCAACTGAAAAATCTCATCGAGAAGGACCTACCCAGCAATGATAAGAACAAGAACTTCCTAGAATGCATGGGATCCTTCATAAATTATGCAGAAAATACTATGCAGGAACTTGAAAATGGCAAAGCTCAAGTCGTACACCATGTCAGGGAGCTAACAGAGTATTATCATGGAGAGGTTGGCAAGGATGAGTCCAACCTGCTCCACATATTTGTCATCATCAAAGATTTTCTTGGTTTGTTGCATAGGGTGTGCCGTGAGATGAGGGGTTCAAAACACAACCAACCTCTCAACCTAGTCCTTCCACTCAGGTGAAAAGCGTGATGTTCAGATTAACCAGTTGCACATTAACAAATTGACTGTTTTTTGTATGCAAGTGTTTGTATAGTGATGTTAGCATGGAGATCAGTTGGCATTAACTATAGACAGTTTGTGGATGTGTGTAAGGGTGATATTAGCATCATGGATTTGTACGACTTGGCTTGGAATTTTGTTGAATATATTGGTACCTTAGTGCTGAAATATCTCATACGTTTTGGAATGccctatatatatacttgaaaacatatatattatttAAGTCACAAATTACGAATACAATAGACCAACCCAAAAGCAGTATGTCATCACACTTTGAAATGGTCCAGACCCAGTTGCATGCTCGCATGAATTGGGATTTTAGAGTTATTCCCAGGATtcaaagaaaggtattaagatatttttttcctgGAGTTATGGAGGAAACTTTTGGACTTCATTATTCAGTTTGTTGttaacaaaattcagaaacgTATTTAACTTTACAGTTGATATAAACAGGGGCAAAAGCATAACAAGGAGGATTGGAATATAAAAAAGGCAAAATGATAGTGAACAAACTGTTCTGCAATTATAACTTATTGCTTTCCGAAACTTCCACAAGATCAACAGAGTAACACCTCTCCAACAGCATCCAATGCCAGAAAGTAAAAAAAGTACAAACAGCTCAAAGGAAATATCTCCTTGAGTGCTCAAAGATACAAAACCGAACTCGGCAATAGACTTCCAATTGGAAACAAACTAATGACTGACCGGTCCATATACCACGTTCAAGAAAATCTTACAAAGTTAGGCTCTCGGGATCCTCAATTATTTTCGCAAAAGTTTGCAGGAATGCTGCCAAATCAGCACCATAAACAATTCTGTGATCAGCAGTGACATTGACCTGAAAAATGTTGGACGGAATTAGTTATGTGCAATGGCAGTTCCAGGTAACATTTGTGCATAAAAACTCAACACGactcaaacaaaaattaaagaCTTAAGTCTAAAAGGTGCATTTCTATAAGGAAAGTATATTTATATGATAGAAggaaattattatttttatgaaCTTTTTTAATATATTCTCGGGCCAGTAATAGTAGCTGGCGGTAgcaatattcatatttcttgAACATGACTGAAAACATTATGCGCCAAGGGCAATCTCGTTTTTGCCACTAGGCAGTGCTATCATCTTGTTTTAGACAGTGGCTATCGCCTATCTTCCTATCCAGTCACTCCTGGATCCCGCCTGTCAATGAAAAATTGAGTGGCACAAACTAAACAATTCCTGTTTAGTGGGCAAAACTAAGACACAGAGGGTCTTTCATGCAATCATGCCCGTGTTCACTACTTCACATCCAACAGATAGAAAAAGATTTCATGTGATACATTGACATGAGTAGGCAGTTAGGCActtggaaaaaaataatcacaGATCTGCCACTTTTAACTCATGCAAGTTATATGTGTGAGAGGAAACTTACCAGCATTTTATTCTTGACGCTAAAGAAACCATCTTTATCAGCCGTCACTGTCGGTTTTGAGGCCCCAACAGCCATTATAGCCCCCTGCATTCATCCACATTCAGATTCTTAGACCTCAGTAAAGCAATAGTACCAAGCACTTCAGAATAActagttgtactaaatccaagacacttattatggaccggagggagtagtaagtATATTATGATAAAGGAAACTTTACCTGGCCAGGTGGAAGAATTGCATCAAATCTATCTACACCAAACATACCGAGGTTGGACAATGTAAATGTCCCTGCATATCACCAAATATTTAGTTAAGTCAATTGCCATGAGCATCATAAGTGTGCAATGACAATCTAACAGCCTATGCAATCCAATAGGTTCCATACCAGAGTTGTACTCATTTGGCTGTAGCTGTTTTGCACGTGCCTTCTTGACTAATTCCTTCCACTTTTGTGAGAGTAGATATATATCCAGCTGCATTGTGGCATTTACTGAGCTATTTAGTAAACCAGCATGATGAAAttccaaaatgaaaaatcacaTCGATCAGAGGTAGCTTTTACCTTATCAGCTTGCTCTAGAACGGGTGTAATGAGGCCACCATCAATAGCGACAGCCACAGCAATGTTGATAGAACTATTGTAAGTGAAGCTCGCACCATCCCTGCAGCTAGCGTTCACCACAGGATACTGTGCAAGCGCCATAGCTGCGGCCTTTGCAAGCAGTACAGTCATAGTCACCCCCTTTGGCTTGACCTAATAAAACGAAATCAATCCAACCATCACTAAACTGGCCAAAAAGTGGAAAGAGCACCAAAGGCAGTTGAGCATCGCCCAAAGACGCCAAATGTAGCACCTTCTCATAGAGCTCATCGAGCTTATCCGTCAAAATGGGGTACCCGACACGGAATGCTGGCACCGACAGGCTCTCCACCATGTTCTTGCTCACTGCAGCCTGCATTGCAGTGAATGGAACCACCGTGGCACCAGGTACCGGCGGAAGGACCGAAGCCTGTGGCACAGCTCTCACGGAAGGAGCAGCCacaggtgcagcagcagtaggaGGAGCAACCTTGGGCTTTGGCTGGATGCCGGCTGCCGCCTCAACATCAGCAGGCGTAATTCGGCCGAACTGCCCGGTGCCAGTCACCTTGGCAAGGTCCACCCTGTGCTGCTTGGCCAGCTTCTTAGCCTGCGGCGTGGCAACACCCTTCGTCCCTGCTGCAACCGGCGCgggagctgccgccgccggaggcggggacgggggcggcggagcgtCGGCAtcagaaggaggaggagcctgcTGGGCCTGTCCGCTGGAGAGCGCCTGGGCCtgggcgacggcgagcgccACGTCCTCCTCGGACTCGGCGAGCAGCGCGATGGGGGCGCCGACGGGGGCGGACTCCCCCGCGGGGACGAGGACGGCCGCCACGATGCCGTCGTAGAAGGTCTCGACGTCCATGTCGGCCTTATCAGACTCGACGACCACGACGGCGTCGCCCTTGGTGACGCGGTCGCCCTCGGCGGCGGACCAGGACACGATCTTCCCCTCCGTCATGGTGGAGCTGAGCGCCGGCATGAAGATCTCCCGGATCTTGGCGCGGACCACCAtcggcccgcgccgccgggccgAGGCCGCgcgcgacgccggcgccgcaaGGCGCAGGCGCGCGGACagcgcggaggcggagagcGAGAGGGGAGCCGGGGTTGCCGCCATTTGGTGTAGCTCGAGGGTGGGTTGAGAAGTACGGAGGCGACAACAGCGGGGTTTGGTTCCGCTTGGGTATAAGCTGGAGACGACGGAGGCCAGGGCGGAGAAAGCGAGGCGAGAGAAGGCTTTGGGAACTCCGACGAGTAATAATGGGCCGGGCTGAACGTCACTTACAAAGAAGGTAAATGGCCGGTCCGTCTTTTAGATACTTGGGCTTGAACCCAGACCGGCCCATGATCTTGTACACAGCGCAGCGCTTCTCCCACTGAACCGAACACAGGGAGAAGAGAACCACATCTGAGTCCCGACTCCCGACCCACCTTCTGCTCCTCCCCGCGACCGaatccgccgccccgccgccgcctgaggAAGGAAGAGCCCCGCCGCGCGCGATGAACACCGACATCACCGCGTCCGTGAAACCGGAGTACCCGGTGGTGGACAGGAACCCGGCCTTCACCAAGGTCGTCGGCAACTTCTCCGCGCTCGACTACCTCCGCCTCTCCACCATCTCCGCCGTCTCCGTCACCGTCGGCTACCTCTCCGGTACGTCCTCGTAAATCCTAACATCCCCCCCTACGACGACCCTCTTCCTCTCGGTCCCATAGGCTCAAATCGTCGTTCTGTGTGGGGTTGCTCGCAGGGATCAAGCCGGGGATCCGCGGGCCGTCGATGGTGACGGGGGGCCTCATCGGGGTCTTGGGAGGGTTCATGTACGCCTACCAGAACTCCGCCGGACGCATCATGGGATTCTTCCCCAACGAAGCCGAGGTCGCGCGCGCCAAGCACAACAAGTTTTAGTAGGCGGCATTTCTCCTTGTCTCTCTACCGCAAGCGTTACATCTTTTATCTTTCTAATCTCTTGTTAGCTTCACTTGATGTGGGCAATGCGTGGCCTTGGTTAAATAAATGTGGTACCTTGCTGCACAGTTGTGAGGAATTCATGCTATGGTTCAGCCCTTTTTGTTACGATTGGGTGAGAATTTGGTCGCCATTTCTGTGAACCTATGGAATCCTGCTGTGAAATTGTGGAATCGTTATATTAACATGGATTTTAGTATTTCTAGATAAGGTGGCGGGTTCTGATTTCACCTATGCTGGTCTGTTCGGCAGGCAGGCTAGCTGGGGTCAAACGGTGTCAATTTGTGTACTTGTATGGGCAATTACGGTCCAAATGTTgattaacttttttttgttatttggGTGAGCATGCATCTCAAAAGAATCTAGACAAAAGTAGACATGTGATAGGTTTAAGGAGCACCAGAGCACATTGAAAGATCATTGATGCTTACTAATCTAGGAACACACTGAGTCATGGTGCCAAATAACCTGATCCACCTAAATATATTTGTATTGACAAGTGCTGCACAGTTGTGAGGAATTCATGCTTTGGTTTGTTATCATTGGGTTAGAATTTGTTGCCATTTCTGTGAACTTACGGAATCCTGCTGTGAAATTGTGGACTCGTTATGTTAACATGGATTTTAGTATTTCTAGATTAGGGAGTGTTCTGATTTCACCTGTAGTGGTCAGTTCGGCAAAGGGTGTCAATTTTTGTACTTGTATGGGGAATTACCTGTTGTTATGTTACGGTCCAGATGTTGGTTACATTTTGTTATTTGGGTGCGCATGCATCTCAAAAGAATCTAGAAAAAAGTATATACATGGTAGGTTTAAGGAGCACTGGAACACATCAAAAGATCAGTGATGCTTCCTAAGCCAGGAAAATAATATTTTCTGGTGCCAAATAACCTGATCCACCTGGAGATAATTGAATTGACAAGCGTGCTTCCATATAATTTCATTCCATATAAAATGCAGTGCTTGTTCTCCTTGATGTTATTCACCTTGATAACTTGATGTTTGGTTGGAATGCActaataaaattaaaattctAGGCCTCTGCCTGGCTACCTCTTTGGTCATGATTGGGTGAGATTTTAAGCTCTTTTGTTATGACAGGGTGAGGATTTGGTTGCTGTTGCGTTGAACTTGTCTAATTGAGTAGGAGTGTGTGATCCTGCTGTGAAATTTGGACGTTGTTGTGTTGAATTGGAATTTAGCCTATAGATAGTGTTATTTGCTTTCATGTGTACTTGTTGGTTGGTAGCCCTAGCTCTTTTGGGAAATCTGTCCAAAAGAATTTCTTAGATAGTTCTTGTGTATTGGAAATTTCCTTGTTTTATGGCCTAGTTGTGTGTGGCCAATGCACATGCATCGGAAAATAATATAGAAAAATGGTAGACATATGTTAGATTTAACGAGCACTAGAGCACACAAAAGTTCATGATACTTACTAACCTTGCAAGTACTAATTAAGTTATAGTGACAGGCAGATTGGGCCACCTGTTGATAATGGTATTGGCAAGTGTTATATGTACACTTGAGTTTTATATGAAATAGACTTGGTTCTTCGTTGATTGGTATTGATCTAATCAATTGATGACTGAGATACACTCAATGGGTTGGACAGTAGTGCCAATGTGGTGGCAAGAAAAACGAGCTACAGAAAGGACTGACATTCACACATTCAATGCTTGATTTATATGATGAATTTATCTATCTTTGTGTAGGAAATATGCTAACCTGTCCTCATATCATTATAGAAGTTTTAGGGCACTACAGGAACACATTCCgtcgttttctttttcatctcCTACGCTCTCAGCAAGACACAGCAAACTATCACAGCTCTTGAATTATCTGTGGTTTTTCATATTGTCATGACCATGTTAGTTCAATTTATGTCAAACTCCACATGTTAGGTTTGGATTAGAGAGTGAAATCGTTGTATTGGTTATATGTCAGCATAGACATTAAAGAGTAAAGACAGTGGATTTTAGTACAAGAGAAGTCCTAGCTTTTGAAGCCTGATCTGGTGTTCATGTTTAGCTTTGGAAGCCTGGTCTggtgtttgtgtttgtgtttggcCCAATTGCTTTCTCTGCCCTGTAAGGGAAACTACACCCTGAAGGCTCTCAATATCTAAAAGACTACTGCCACAACTGCAGTGAGCACGGTAGATTTCACCAGTGCAGTCGTTTGAGATGTTCATCTGAGAATACAGTGACACAATTCTCGCGAAAGAaacagcttcttcttcttttttgacagcGAAAGAAACAGCTCTTAATGTCGAATGTATCCATACAGTTGGTATTTTCTGCTATTCCTCACTGTCTTTGCATGCATATGCTTCTAGTGGAGAATCCGGCATTGCATTTAGCCATGTTTTACATTCCTGAGACAATACATCTTATATCATATATCCATTTCAAGGGCGTATGAGAATCTTGAGTATATCTTGAACTAGACCAATCCGGCATTGCATTGGGACGGATTTAGTGcaacttgtactaaatccgtgccaattaatatgaaacggagtacTGTTTAGATGAGGTTTTTTTTAGGCCAGGGGTGTTTGTTGTTTAGGTGAAGGCTGTTTAGATGAGGGGTGTTGTTTGTTTAGGTTACGGTCATCCCCTCACCC includes:
- the LOC100825023 gene encoding formin-like protein 9 isoform X2, encoding MEHHEAPKEEVANPQPRNPPLEANSPSYHMDISGSRRNIASPSPNTNESTSSRTDGSKLQMPSAMTVPKSPPPPPPPKKFPPCLKWQNSRQPPLPPALPLQMHVGQNGSPLPRLKPLHWDKVRAAPDRSMVWNDIRSSSFEFEFDEQTIKSLFAYNFQGVMKEEDTTGRTLPTTKHVIEHHRLQNTTILLKTLNASTEQVYNSIAQGTGLSVQQLEALVKMKPTKEEEEKLLNYDSDIDMLDPAEKFVKVLLTIPLAFPRMEVMLYKGTFDDEVVHIKMSFATIEGACTELRSSKLLLRLLEAVLKTGNRMNIGTLRGGASAFRLDALLKLADIRGADGKTTLLHFVVQEMARSKGSKAAEKHNETTRSCNPTSTEREEYCATGTEFVSELSNELRNVKKVASIDLDTLINSISNLSCGLAQLKNLIEKDLPSNDKNKNFLECMGSFINYAENTMQELENGKAQVVHHVRELTEYYHGEVGKDESNLLHIFVIIKDFLGLLHRVCREMRGSKHNQPLNLVLPLR
- the LOC100825328 gene encoding dihydrolipoyllysine-residue acetyltransferase component 4 of pyruvate dehydrogenase complex, chloroplastic, coding for MAATPAPLSLSASALSARLRLAAPASRAASARRRGPMVVRAKIREIFMPALSSTMTEGKIVSWSAAEGDRVTKGDAVVVVESDKADMDVETFYDGIVAAVLVPAGESAPVGAPIALLAESEEDVALAVAQAQALSSGQAQQAPPPSDADAPPPPSPPPAAAAPAPVAAGTKGVATPQAKKLAKQHRVDLAKVTGTGQFGRITPADVEAAAGIQPKPKVAPPTAAAPVAAPSVRAVPQASVLPPVPGATVVPFTAMQAAVSKNMVESLSVPAFRVGYPILTDKLDELYEKVKPKGVTMTVLLAKAAAMALAQYPVVNASCRDGASFTYNSSINIAVAVAIDGGLITPVLEQADKLDIYLLSQKWKELVKKARAKQLQPNEYNSGTFTLSNLGMFGVDRFDAILPPGQGAIMAVGASKPTVTADKDGFFSVKNKMLVNVTADHRIVYGADLAAFLQTFAKIIEDPESLTL
- the LOC100826465 gene encoding NADH-ubiquinone oxidoreductase 20.9 kDa subunit; the encoded protein is MNTDITASVKPEYPVVDRNPAFTKVVGNFSALDYLRLSTISAVSVTVGYLSGIKPGIRGPSMVTGGLIGVLGGFMYAYQNSAGRIMGFFPNEAEVARAKHNKF